The region GCGCGAAAAAAAGGATGATGTTTTATCCTCGTAAAGCCCTCGAGGCTATACACACTGATAGTAGTGGGAACGAAGAAGAAGACAACCACTTGTTGAAAAGGACACGGCTAATAAATTCAGTCCCAATCAACGGCTGTGGTGTTTTACGTCATGTGCTGGGCTGGCTCTGGGCTCACTCAGGCCCAACGTAGTGTCGCGTGCAGCTCCGCACGGTCCACTTCCGACACGGTCAGCTGTAATGGAAACACTCGCCAACACAGTGCTGGCTTCGAACGGTGCCGTGCTGGGCTGCAGTGGAAATACGCTATTAGTTCACCAAGTCATTTatcaaaatgtatgttaaatttgttgtgaatatttaaaaaaaaagctaaagttAAGAGAGCTGGCTCTTTTCACTGAGCCGATCACCCAAAAGAGCCCAAAATCCCATCACTACCAGACctataatttaattattttgctGGTAATTTAATCTGCATAATCTGGCATTTCCTCTGGTCCTTAGTTGCAGATGGGAAATTTATGCTTTTCAGAAATTAATTCagactttttgtgttttaactaattttgaaaatgtaaaaaaagagaaaagaactATCTATTAGTTAAAAGTATCCGTTAGTTagattcattttcaattttcagcctttgtcaacattttcagtTTATCTTCCAGTTCAGTgtgaaaacacttaaaaaaaagtccttcaGAAAAGTGATATCCCATGTGTTCTGTGAAACAATCTATATaaatttacttttgttttgaattaatGAAAGAAAGTACGTTTCTATGATATTTGAATTTATTGAGCTGTGCTTCTATTCTCCTTAAAAACCCAAAGTTTAAGAAAAGAGCCCTGCGAGAACAGCCTTCAAAGTACAAGTTAGGCATTGACTTTGGGAGTCTTGCTCCGGCAGCGAAGTGCTCAAGGTTAGCGTCGCAAAGGACAGCGTGGGACTCGCCTTGATGGAATCAATGGCGCCACGTTAAAAGGAGGCGGCGGTGCCAGCCTTCCTTCCCAGGGTGACGGAGTGCACCGCAGAGAGCAGCCGCCGTCCAGCCATCCTTGGCCGCCCAACAGGCGGGATTAACGGAGCGATGCATCATCGCTGTGGCAACCAGTGATCTGTGGccgatttatttattgactcGTCAGACGTATCGATTGTCTCTAGTGATGAAAGTCCAGACACACACAGCGAGTTATGCAaagtaataatatataaaaagatGGGTAGTGTTCTTCTTGTTTCAGTACAGGGGCATTTCAGCAGTAAGCTCCCTCCTTTTACtaagtttttgttgttaaatattgtcattttcaAAACCACTGCGAGTGTGACGTAAAAGAATCATAATTTTGCACCAAAATATTGTGAGAGTAACCTAATTtcgttacattttattttgtaatgtcaTGCAACATAATTTTATTAGTATTGTTTCAATACAGTCAAAATTTTAATGTAAAGCAATTTAAGAATAATGCAAATATCTTTCTAAAGAGTAAATTTACAAGAATGGAGTTATGACTTTAAATTGACCTTTAAAAGTGTGCAAAAATTGCAGAATGAAGTCATTTTGTGAGGGAAAAGATAATTTGATGCAAGTCTGCATAatgggaaaaaattattaaaatttatttttactttttttttttctttcaaatgagcATTGATACATTTTTGCTTCAGTGTGCTCTTTGTTGGCATGGGCCAAGGACAAGGTCATTGACTTTGGCATCCGGAAGATTCTGTGAAAAATGCTTGAATCTTAAAAGACAAATTTCAGGCACATGCAGGACGTTCGCATGTATGACATATAATTTGGAGCTCATCCAAATGAGAATTAAtgggccttggtggaggtcgtACTTTTCTGTTCTAGTTTGACCACGTTTCTGTTCATTAGTTAGCGCTGCCATGGCAAGAGTGTCATAGCAAACATCGGATTTGGGTTCCGTTTTAGGTAACAAAGCAGGCCTGTGTGGtgtttctttccttttctttttttttaaattccttgaCGGCAAACACTGCCTGACATTGCCAGCGTTCCGGCAGCAGCAGCTTATTTAACAAGCCATTAATCTCTAACGACAGAGGAGAGCGTGGCAGCAGATGTTTGTTAACAAACGTTCGCGGGGCACTTCGGTGCCGTTCTTCAACCTCACGCATCGCCGCGACGACGAGAGGGTCACGAGGCAAAGTGCTGCAGAGTTTTGCAGGAGTTTGctgcttatttttatttgtcatatttCTACAGAGCACATGCTTGTCatgaaatattgtgttttgaTAATAAAACAAGCTTTAAGTTTGAAAATGATGTTTCACTGCATGTAAACAGTTTTGAATGCCCACTTATTACCATTTTGTGCAGCTTGTATCCGTAATGgctataaatactgtatgttaagCATGGTACGTATAAATGGTTAAACCTGTTTTTTATGATGACAAATCCTAATATGTGTAATCAAAGCCAAAGTTGGGTTGAGCCACGGATTCAAGTGATTTGATGTAAAATGGAATGGCAGCCAATCAGGAAGCGACCTGAAGCTGCTGCTGTTGCCAGACACAAAAAGTGGAGCAACTTCATTGTGTTGAGTGTTTGTAGATATGTCTCATCAATGCTTCACAACGATAACAATAGGGTATAGTGCTGAGTTAGCCATTTTCTAGCACTGTTTGAATGTGTAGTAAGTGAGGCTAAGTGGTTTGGGATTGCAGTTTGCGAGGcaaaatttacattttgcaCTTCATTGAAGCtcattgaatagcaaaactgaaaatcaaaacagttactcaaagggctatcctatattaattttttacgagagctttatttttgagaacctacTGTAGTCGTATGAAAGCATGCTACTTAACACCAATTGATGAGCTAACTGACTGCTGTTTTTCTttagaaaaaagaaatgcaGTATATGTGTGTGAAAGAAGCACAAACGCAGCAACATACAAATTGTAGTAGATGGGCGGCTGGGTGAGTCATGGCACGAAACTAAAATGTTTACAGTacaaaattgacaatttttcctcttttcatcATGATGCACATTGTGATAACTCTATCAACCAATCAATGGAATCATAGCAATATGCAGAACATTAGCGCTTATCTTTGCTAATTACAGCTAATAGTGAGGACCTTTAAACAGTAGCTGAGACTTGCTATGAGGTACTGTGCTGAATACGCCTGCGTTCTTTAGAATCTTCTGTCTACCTTGGAGGGAGGGGAATTAGCAATTAGCCGTTTAGCTTGCGACGCGGCGCCGGCAACACATCATCGCCGCGCACGGTCATCAGTATGCTAATGTCAACCACGCAGAGAGACTCCAATTATCGGCTAATGCTCATGATACGTCAGTGCTCTTATTCAATATGGGCGCCACTAATGAGTGTGATGCGGCGAGAATAGTGAGCACATTAATGCGTTAGTAAACAGCAAGGTCATTGCGTGTGCTAAATTATTGTTCCTCATCGTAAAACTAATCATTTTATCTTTTTCTGTCAAAGCAGCGACGCACAGCCTCCATGGAAACTGCATGGAAAAGCATTGTAATGGTCATCATTAGCCAGTGATGGGAGGGCCAGCAAAAAAACACTATCACTAGCATTGCCTTACATTTACAACCTTAATTAATGCATTTGTTACATAAAATTGTATTAATGTATTCCCAAATGTCccttcttttcaattttcaccTTTCCATTTGCCTACACTGCTTCCAGCACATGTGTGCGGATTTTTTACTTTGCTCAGTGTCTTGAGAATCAGTGGTGCTGGCCGAGCTAAAATAAACTAAGGTATCAATGGCATTCTTCTTTGACCAATCATGTTTTAAATCCTGATCCTCACAGGGCCAGCCGACAAAATCTATATGATTtcaacgtttaaaaaaacaaaaacttcacgATTTCAAGGTTTCAAAAGCACGAAAAAATTCCATCAGTGGAATGAACTCTTTTCCTTTTTGGGGTGTTTTGCTTTGGACACATCAGTGAAGGCAAAGTGATGATCTCTTTCCCTCTTCTTGTTGGTGCAAGTAGTAAGTCAGGCTTGGAAGAGGCTTGTACCGCGGCTTGGAAGAGGAAGGCTGTCACTCTTTCACAAATTCAAGGTAACATTAATACAAagtaaccagttcagggtgtaccccgcctactgcccgatgccagctgggataggctccagcgccccccgccacccttgtgaggacaagcggttaagaaaatggatggatggaacattAATACACATTAGTACACTCACAGATTTCACACAATTTCAAACTTAACTTAagatgtatgtattttttttacaagacaaattcccatttacttttatttatttatttatttatttttgataattttaacacaaacctaccaaacaCTGTAAACCATATATGATACATATTAATTTGTCTAATAAAGccaatttatttgaaatgcataatcatcaggtttatgtatttagtgttaataaagtataattactctaAGTATTAATaatgagagtatttatttaaaatgcataaaGTATATTGTTTAAATTGCATAACAATCAGGTTACCAATACACGATAAAtatactgctatgtgaaaaacacttatgtcctttatttttattttatttattttttacatttgtatggtTTTGGTATGAAACTGAATGGCAAAaatgaacaacttttttttaaaagtaattaccgtatatttaattgcatttcaaattaataggctttattagacaaatgaatatgtactgtatcatgtaagtttgtttgtgttaaaattatctaaaaaaaaatatgaaaaaaagttaatgggAATTTGTCTCtgtaaaaaattacataaatcttaagttaGGCTTTAAATATTTCGGTGAGTGTATATTAATATAACTATCTTGAAATTAACATTTGCAACCAACCAGCGGCAAGAGTTAGCGTGTCTAATTGGTGATATAAATACTAAAAGCTTGCAGCTGAGGCATGGCTAACGTCAGTCCTTCCATTTACACCCTGATGATACGTAACCAAGCAGGGAGGAGCAGAGTAGTAGCTACTCACTTCCTGAGAAAAAAGTACTTTTAtgcttgatttttatatttgcatttaggtaaaaaaaaatgttcatcttcTATTTATGTTTACTAATGCACCAGTGGAGCACATTCAATGGAAATAAGTTATATAtccaaaataatacattttagacCTGTGATTATGATACCATGAAACGGCAATATTTTTAGCCGCAGTTATCATACTGTCAGATCCAATATTGGCCCATGCCCAGTGGAATTATGTTCttattaaagtgacagtgtgtagattattttttatttttttttaaattttgccatTAGGTGATGAACTGATAGGCCTACGTTCAAAGCgcatgcattttgaagcacacacACTAGAGTGTCTCAGAGACACCAGACTTCGAAAGCCTACCACCAGTTACCACATTCACAAACTTCTTCTCCTTCTGGTATTTggagcagaaagatggcggcgaaacatgtcagcctcctgtcaGGTGCGGCGAGACCTATGTGATATAATAAGCGAtgactagacctacgattatataaaaaaatgtgtatgttggtgtgatagaactttttttgcatattattgaaattaataatatagtgggtttttaaaatgaatgcacATTACTGTTCCTTTAAGAAACTATCAAAAATAGTACTTGAAAAGTTGTTAAAATttcaataatacattttttaagaaaataaacaaaggaATATCATACTTGATCTTACCTGCCTCTGTTCCATACtataatttgaaataaataggGTTCTTCAGCAAGAATCTTGATGAAGCTAAAGAGAGACTTCAGACCTTTGGAAAATCAATATACTTCCTTAGCTGATATATAGACATCAACAAAGAGCCCTGAAGATTATGGAACATTTAACTTTCCGTTTGCCTTCAGCTATCGCCATCCAGCTGGCGGCTGGACACCACCACTCAATATCAAAAGGCTTCTTGAATTGACAGGAATATTACCCCTCATATTTTGACGATAAGGTCAGAACTGGGACTCGTTGAAAAGAACTGCACGGTCAAATTTTGTTGCCTTGTCACTTTAGAGGTCGGCAgtaataattttattataaCGATAAACTTTTTAGCGGGTTAGCCAGTGTCGCCATCTTGTGCGGGCAGCCTAACTTCTTCACATACTTCTTCTGTGAGTTATCATGAAGAAAAATCTGCattattcattgaaaaaaaaaaaaaaaagatcatctctttttcacaaatataaatatattttctgttttgGTATGTACAATATTCATCtgccatcatcatcaacattacTTTTGAGGGGGTAGAGAGAGCAAATGGAAAGTGCCATGATTGCGTCCAAGCTTGCCCTCTGAAGACGGAAACAGAACAggagtgtttttgtttagttgggTTCGTAGAAGGCTGGTGGCGGCTGGTCCTGTTAGACCAGAGAGCCTCGAGATATGCTCTCCTCCTGTTGCTCCCATTCAAAGTTCTGGCCTGTCATTTGGTAGAACATCATATTAAAGGGCTTGTAGAACTTGTGCAGTCGCCGGATCACGTCCGGCTCGATTTTGGGATGAGTTCTCCCTTTGGACTTGCCCAGGCAGCGAGGAGTGCTGCTGTCCTCGGGCTTCTTCAGGCAAGGGAAGCCTTTCGTCTTGTTGAAGTAAAAGTGTTTGTCAGTGACGATCCTCTTGAGGCCCAAAAAGTCCTGGACTTTGGCCATCTCGCCCGAAGGATCCACGATGAGCCTCTCGCCGCTGACAAAGTGCATTTGGGAAAGAGGGAAATACTGCATCCAGCTCTCCAGGTGCAGCGCGTATATTCCGATGCGCAAAGCGCTCCACGAGGCATCTATGAGCCCCAGGGTTCGGTTCTTGAAGGCGAGAACCTCAAAGGTCGGGATCTCAGGCTTCTTGGACAGAGTCTGCGTGTAGTCCGAAATGGCTCTGGTGACGGGATTCCGCACCACGATAATAAGCTTGATGTCCCTGGCCATGGTGTGGATGCGTTTGGGGGCTTGGTTGGTCACAAAGTAGCTGGGGGTCTTCTCCATGGTGATCTGCCCCTCCAGCGTTGAAGGCATCAGGTCTCTGGGAAGGAAACATACAAACAGACAACTTAGTGTGCAACCAGAAATGGATTGATGGTTTCAGACATTTCGCTGCATTTCTTTGCCCGCACGCAATGAGGAAAACTCATTCTTTGCTATTGAGTTTGGATTTGTCTCGTATACATGTGCTTCTAATTTGGTAGCAGCCAGACAAAATCTCTAGGACTCGTTTGGGTTTGAAAGACAATTGAAGATGGATGCAAAATGGCAGGTTGAAGCCAAAATAGCAAACTGTTTCCTGAGACGTTTTTTGTGGATTTATCCACGATGGACATCTTGCTAACCAAAttccatgttgctaagtgaaacagAATTCAAGAGCAAGTTGGATTTTGACCAAATGGACACAAATGATTGAAAATGCtaatttcaaactaaaatggctgacttgcCGAATTATTGATACTTTTTTTAGTGGGTTTCCTTTTACTAGACACGCCTATAAGATGTCATGTTGCTAGTGAAACTGTCTTTGGGGGCAAGGCCCACTGGAAATGCCCAAAACTACCCTAAAATGgatgcttcaaaacaaaataggaGACTTATTATTAACGTATTTTTAAGGATAgtgtcttgagacttttttgtgggtctactcatggtGGACATGCCCACCAATTCCATGTTTGTAACTTAAACTGAATTAGGCCAAATACGCTTATTATAAACTTGTCTCTTTAAACCAAAATTGCAGACTTCCTTCTTTTTGAGGGCATTGGTTTTAAGACTtgttgtgggtctactcatgatagacatgtctaccaaattccaTGTGGCCAAGTGAAACTAATTTCAGTGCCTgaatgaagaaagaaagaaagaaagaaagaaagaaatcgcAACTCAGCTAATTTTCGCGTCTGTTACCGAAGACTAGCTaagaataaaaaagacaaacaaagcaATTTCAACTATTAACACTTGAGTATTATGCTGTGATGAGCAACATATCTTAATAACTCAAATAATTACATCCATGGAGTAATGTGCAGGAGATAAAAGACAAGAAGATGAAACGGCAGCCGAGCGAGCATGCTCATTGCTTAATTGACTCCATCTGTGTTACTCCAGGAGCTGTTTTGGAACTTTAATAATGACTCGGCTGCATATCATTAATACCGAGGCGCCCGGGGTGTTGTTTTGTCATACATTTATTATGCATGCTATGCTCTCACTCTTTACAGGCAGCTTTATtcactacacccccccccctccccctgcaATGGGTGCGGGGAGGTCTTTTCGTCGGTTGCTCAATGAAGGCCGACGTAATTCATTAGGAGATTTAAGGTGATTATTTGTCGTACAATAGGAACGTCCCTCACTTGAGGAATACGTCCCACTGAAAGCCATTTGCCATGGCTGCCAATGTTCATCTCACCCAGGTGGCAACGACAGCAGTAGTGACGACGGCATTGTTGTTTCTATTTCGGTGCCACTAATAATACAGCATAGCAATAGCTTCCGGCGCAaagctttttaaatgtttacacTGTGGCTCATTCCAATCCGCGCTCCCCTCTCCTTTTGTGGACTCTGTGATCCCGCCGCTAAATTGGTCCATTAAATCCTCGATGACTCTTATTTAACTGATCACAAACATAAACGTGCAAGCTTTTCTGCAAAGCACAATTCAAAACGACGCCTCGCGAATTGCTAAATGAGCGCTTAAACGAGCGGAGCAAAGTGCAATTATTGCGTCTGTTACTGTCTCGGAAATGAGGAAAAGTCGCCATAATTCTGTTTGTAATAGCAGTTTCCTTTTTTCACTCTCGCTTGTGATATCACAACACCCACCCCCACCTTGTTTCAGACCTACACTTGGAACGATATGGTTGCATCAATCATTTGCACCGTGGACATATTCTAAATGAAGTCTTCTCTGCTGAAGAATCCAATTTAGCCAGCAAAACATAAGATGCGGTTATGCACATATCGACCACccgctcacgcacacacgctggCGCACACACATGGTCATTGGTTTCCAGGCTGAAAATCCTGCAAGTGACCTGGTAATTGCATCTCAAGTAACAGTATTGCCTTCCTGATGGGTAATTTCCCTCTGGGTTGTGTTTGTCTCTCGACAGTATGGTACTGCGCATACTCCCTGGCGCGTGTTAGGAAAATTAAGCATCTGCAGATTGCAAAGTGACCAGAGAGAATATTCACTTTCATTAGGTGCCCTCACTTTCCACTAGTAATGAATGGCTAAagatttgtttcttttcttccagCCTTTTAAAGGCGTGCTCTTTTCTCGCTGTTCAAAAAGTTCTGTTAGGTGGTGCGCCATGGTCATAAAAAGAAGCTTAAATGGAATCACCTTGGAACAACCAATTTCCTACTCTACAGACACGACATCATTGGTAATGTGCCGTGCGTTTCACAAAGCATGTCCAATCGTTCAAGGTTACCTTTTTGGAGGCATAAAACCCTATTGTCCTCATCCGACGCAACACTGAACATTATACATTTAATTATAGGACAACACAAGCCCAAACACTTCCCTCTCTCTGTTTTGATGGCGCACCACAATCACCGCCATTATCAGTCATGGATCATGTGCGTCTGAAATGTCAGCAGCGAAGGAAATCAGAAAACCGATAAACAAGCTAATTCTTCCGTGCATGGCAAATGGGTGCATGGCCGTCGAGTGGAACCGCGGTAAATAACGGCAAACTCTCACCTcctcgtttttgttcatttttatttctgttttcacATCAGCGGCTGAGCTTGACGCAGGTCATTCAGGTGGGTAGGTGACTAAAGAGATGGTGCTAAACGGGCCTTCCTCGCCATCTGCTGTTTACTGACGAAGGCCATTTAGAATATAAACCTCATAAAAATGTGTCAACATAAACAAAAAGTGTGGCGATGAAATAGATGCTCACCATTTTGTATAGTGCTTCAAGAAAGTGCCTTTTACAAAGACAAAGACCAGAACTGGACGACTCCAAAGCATACTAGATTTGTTTCTCATCCTGTACGGGTGTGCCCAATTTTCTGCACACAGAAATAATGTTCAGTtttatgacttgacttgactttcgtGCAGTTAAGTTCTCACAGTCTGAGCAACTAACATTTTGTCCGTAAAGTTTTTGATATATCTCATACTGGATCTCATTATATTATGCAGGTAGGCCCACTGAGTGAGTGCAGTGTTTAAATGCTGTAGACTCCAACATCCCAGCACAACTTCTGGCTCTGCAGAATCTAGGGAATCATTTTCAGGCTCAACGAGGTGAGAGCCAATTTACATTCGTAGAAACTGTTAATCGGTCTGAGCTGTTTGTGGCGGAAAAAGTTTTTCCTCCTGAGAAGCTCAGCTGTCTCCAACAATTAGGGAAGATTAAATAGACACCTCCGCCTACCCTCACTTCTTTTCCTCGTCATACCGGTTAGGATTGATCTGCACCGATACGCCAGGCGTCCTCTACGTCAAATACAATCAATTATCCCAATGAAGTCTCAGTCAAAACTGATACTGCATCCTCCGAGAGCAAAATCTGAAAGACGCCGGCGCTTATGAGAGCAGACAAAATGTGCTCCTAATTATTCCTTTCAAAAAGAAAGCAGGATTTTTGCAGTGAataatgtagattttttttccccactcccTCAGGCTGCTACAGTTTTCCGTATTATCGAATCGTATGCAATAGCAGTTTGAGACAAGAACCTTGAGCAATAATTGTGTTTTCTCAGCAGCTTCGGTGCAAAGCAAAATGAATGGTTCGGGTGTTCCCCGGTGTTATAACCGGCTATTCATCAACAACAATCGGTCAGGAGCCGATAGATGCTGCGGTCAGGTCAGTCTGCAATGAATAGGACATGGCTGCGTATTGAGCGACATGTTTGTGATAAGCACCATCACCAAGATATTGCTTCTCTGAGCACACTGAGAGTGAGAGGGGAGGAAAACACTCCAAATGAGTCATTCCTCAACAAGTGAATGCATTCTTGTTCGGCACACACGTGAACACAAGCCCACAGGCCAGTGCAAAGGCTTCTGCCGGGTCTGTTATGGAGTGGGAGGCATTGTTGTTGTCACAGTTTAAGGTGCAGCTTTTTAGGCGGAAAACAGCGGTGCCGTTCACGGCGATCAGTGCAGTAATGATGCGAGCGGTCGGATCCAGAtggcttttgtttgtgtttgtttccaaACCTGAATGTGAACTTTCCACCTGTGTGCGTGCTAAGAGCATCTTAGCTTGAAGCTTATTCACTGCGCCAAGTGTTTTATTTGGCACTTTGGGTCCCTCCCCGGGCTCTCAAAtgcttatatatataataatagcGCTCCAAACTGACAAAGATACAGGAGTATGTTTTTCTTGGTGATCTCATAAAGACTTTTAGCACTGGTCAAATAATACTACAAACTTGGATGATCTTAAACAAGTTTACACCTGTCGTCTGTCTGTCTTGTAAGCATTACCGTTCTTtctcaggttttttttctcacctgtATCATATCAGTCTCCTGAGCCCAAACCAATCGACACCCCACCATTCCAAAAATTCTCTCACCTGTGTCATGTCGGTTCTTACTAGTTTACTTTGCATTCCAGcttctttttaattgtttctttGAGTCGTTTGCACTCATCTCGCTATTGTATCACCTGCGTCACATCAGTCTTTATCTCGTTTCGTAATGAGTTATAGCCAATCAACACCTTGCCATTCCAAACGTTCTCTCACATGTGTCACGTCAGGTCTTACTAGTTTCGTTAGCATCCCAGCTACTCTGTAACGGTTCTCTTGAGTCTTTTGCGCTCATGTTGGTATTGTCCCGGGTGTTCTCCCACCGATGTCACTTCAGTCTTTGTTTTCTAAATTTTCCAGCTAGTCAACCGCCCTCCATTCAGAATGTTCTCTCACGTGTCATGTTGTTTCTTACTTCTTTCTTATTCCTTTCTTTTCCTTTGGGTCTCAGCTCATTTCTCTGTTCCTGGTGTTCTTTTACCTGTCTTACGAGTTTTCTCTTGATCCTTCTGTTTGACCATTCCATGTGATGTTCCTTCACCTGTGTCATGACAGTCTAGGTTTCCAAAGAGTCCCAGACAGTCAACTCACTGTCTTTCCAATTGCTCTTTGCCCTGTATCATTTTTCACTCTCTCCCAGGGTGTTCCCTCACCTATTGATAAAAATGAGTCCCTTTTTCTGCTTCCCAAAGTCTCATTTGGTTAATTTTCAAATCATAACCTAAATACCAAATCTTATctataattcaaatttttatccAATAATTATTTCTAATCCATGAATTAGAAATGTAAAGTTATGCTGTATAAACAGGAAAACATCCTCAGCTGTTTTCACACAATCGTTTTGCAATTAAGGACCAGTGATGTTGAAAAATCAAATTGTTTGCTTTTTCGGGCTTTATAAGGTTTAGGATTTAGAGTACTGTTAAGAGTCAGGGTCTGGTTAGGGGATTTAGGGATAGGGTTATGTTTTATGATGTTAGGATTAGCGGTTATGGTTTAAGTTTTAAGAGATAGGGTCAAGTTTTAGTGACATGGTTAGGGGGATGGTTCACTGTAACTCTCGTCTAAGAAGCAAACTACgttaatgttaaaatgttttaatcagtTTGCTCCTAAAAAATAAGCAACATTCAGTCATCCCTTGATAAATATGTCTGTCACCAGAAACAACATGCGCTGTCTCTCTTTCCTGTCAGTAAATAATTGAATCTCTATGCAGGTGATCATATTTGACAGCATCTCTTCATAATAATCCATATTATGATTGTGAGCAAAAGAATAGCTAAAgatgatgaattattatttgcCCAACAGGACTGTAAACGTCAAGAACATTTGAGGACAGGAAGTGACAGCTGGTCCTGATCAAAAACCTTATTCCCCCAAACTCTTCCCGTGATCCCCTAAAGACCGTCACGCTTCCAACGGCACCCGGCCAGCCAGGTACTTCTCTCAGCGCAACTGCCAGACTGTAGCAGCCACATCTGAGGCTTTTTGGACATGAAACATCCTGAAATAATTTGTGGGAGAAGAGCTGTGAGGATGTTTGCAAAGCTGTTCCACGCTGCACCATTAGTCCTCAACAATCgactgaggaaaaaaagatgccTATTTTTAACTTAAGTCTGTAGAGACAATGAGAGCGCAATCTTATCTCCAATCAAATTCTCAAAAGGATATTGCCGTCTTTGCTGTCTCCACATTACACTGTACAAAGGAGGCGCTGCTTTCCAATTTCCATTCTAGAAATAAAtagaacaaaaccaaaaataatgATCTGA is a window of Vanacampus margaritifer isolate UIUO_Vmar chromosome 2, RoL_Vmar_1.0, whole genome shotgun sequence DNA encoding:
- the hs3st4 gene encoding heparan sulfate glucosamine 3-O-sulfotransferase 4; the encoded protein is MAFWSGTVASKVPRKILFMFTLSLSVTYLFYSLMSCYNSLQFPLQDNFAYQARSAGTEETTLVREQLYSTSSGFAKAQFGHKSTVVSIVDREEGEDHAYTGTQRASATEPTRLRAAMEDDLRVNCTSDYGEKKLPQAIIIGVKKGGTRALLEALRVHPDVRAVGNEPHFFDRNYEKGLDWYRDLMPSTLEGQITMEKTPSYFVTNQAPKRIHTMARDIKLIIVVRNPVTRAISDYTQTLSKKPEIPTFEVLAFKNRTLGLIDASWSALRIGIYALHLESWMQYFPLSQMHFVSGERLIVDPSGEMAKVQDFLGLKRIVTDKHFYFNKTKGFPCLKKPEDSSTPRCLGKSKGRTHPKIEPDVIRRLHKFYKPFNMMFYQMTGQNFEWEQQEESISRGSLV